DNA from Polaribacter sp. NJDZ03:
ATTTTTTTAGCTGCTGCTACTATTGCTACATCAGAACCTTGAGGAACTTGAATGTTAGAAATTGATTTACAACCTGTAAAAACAAGTCCAGCAAAAGCTGTATATAAAATTGGTTTTAAAACTCTCATAATGTTAATTAAATATATCTATAAATTTGTGTGTGTTCTTTAATCTAACTCCTTTTTCTGTATGCTGAACGGTACAAAGTTCATTATAAGCATCGTGTTCTAAAAAAAGATAATACTCTTTGTCTGCAGCCAAGTTTAAGAATGCTGCTTTTTCTTTAATTGTTAATAAAGGTCTTGTATCATACCCCATAACATAAGGCAAAGGAATGTGCCCAATTGTAGGTAACAAATCTGCCATAAAAACAATTGTTTTACCTTGATAAGACAACATTGGTAGCATTTGTTTTTCTGTATGACCATCCATAAAAAGAATGTCGAAACCTATTTGATCTTTGTAATTACTATGAATAAAATTTAATTGTCCGCTTTCTTTAATAGGATTAATATTTTCCTTTAAAAAGGATGCTTTTTCTCTAGCATTAGGCTCTGTTGCCCATTTCCAATGTTTATCATTAGACCAGAATTTGGCATTTTTAAAAGCTGGCTGTAAAATAGTTCTTTGTGCATTCCACTCTATAGCACCTCCACAATGATCAAAATGTAAATGTGTTAAAAAAACATCTGTAATATCATCTCTATGAAAACCATGTTTTGCTAAAGATGTATCTACAGAAAAATCTCCAAAAAGGTAATAATAACTATAAAATTTATTTGATTGTTTTGCGCCTAAACCTGTATCTACCAAAATTAAACGATCTCCATCTTCAATAAGCATGCTTCTCATGCTCATGTCTATTAAATTATTAGCGTCTGCAGGGTTCGTTTTTTGCCAAATAGTTTTTGGCACAACACCAAACATTGCACCTCCGTCTAATTTAAAATTTCCAGTTTCTATAGGGTATATTTTCATTCTGTATAGATTAAAATCATAAAAAAATTGACTATAAAAATAATCAATTAGAATTCAATATATTCATAATACTCCTTAAAAGTATACAGAAAGCAAAGATGAAGAAAATAACACAATTTTTTGTTAAGAAAAGTCTAAAGATTAGTCTAAAATAATTGATTAGAACATAAATTATTTTTTCTTAATTTAAAAAGGAAAAGGAAAACAGTATGAATAAAATTAGATCTATTTAGAAGCCCTACTAGAATTCATTTCACTTAAAAACTTAGCTACTCTAATAATCACAAATACCAAAGCAACCAATCCTAAAATAACAAACAATAATTGATTGTCTAAGAATGATGAGGGAGTTTGCCCATTAATTGGTGTAGAAATTTGTAATATCATAATAAATAGTAAGGTTTAGTTATACCAAAAATCTATAAAATTAGAGCGTATACCTCTTACTCTTCGATAAAAACCTCTTTTATTACGTTGACCTGCACTTAATCTACTTTAAGTAAATTATTCTTTTACTGTTATTTGCTGATGAATTTCATTCCCAAAATTATCCGTAGCCGAAATAAGGTAATTTCCACTATTTAAGTGCACCCCAAACTCATGCAGTTCTTTTGTACTCCCTAAATATTTACTATCTACATACCAATATAAAATAGCTTCACTATTTGCATGTGCTACTTTTAAAACAAGTTCATTTTTCTTTCCATCGAAATTCTTTGGTAAAAAAATGGTGCTTTTTTCCGTAGGATAAATAAATTTCATCGCGTTTTTTGCCGCACCTAAACAATCATTTCTAAATTTTGGCAACGGTTTATAAAACGGATTTTTATCCTTGTAATAATATTCCATTAAAGGAGGCAACACAAACCAAGATTTTTGTTTAATATTTTCTAAACGCTCACAAGAAGTATTTACCTGATAATTTTCTGAAGCATCTACATTTACCAAAACATGGTATGGACAAGGTGCTGTTTTTAAACCTGCATTCTGTACAAATTCTAATGATTTATCTTCACAATTTTGAGTTGCTCTATACCCACTTTGTGTACAAATTTCTATTTCAGTCATTTCATCAAAAGGTTTTTCAAACCATTCTGAGTTTGGCAATTTATCAAAAACATCAAATAAAATAGGTGCTGCAGCTTGCACACCAACCAAACCAGGTCTTCCTTCTCCATCTGCATTTCCAACCCAAACACCAACCACATAATCTTTAGTAGTTCCTATTGCCCAAGCATCTCTAAAACCAAAACTCGTACCCGTTTTCCAAGCAATTTGTTTAGAAGCATCAAAAAACTCCCAATTCTGATCTGCATTTGGTCTATTTACATCCTTCAAGCTCTCAAAAGTTAAATAAATAGAAGCGGCGTCAAAAATTATTTTTTCTGATGATTTTTCTCCGAAGTCAACCTTTTTATCAGCATAAAAAGTAGGTTCACAAAATTCATTTTTAAAATACCTACTAGAGTTTTCTGAATAATGATTTACTGTAGATGCCATAGAAGCATAGCTTTTACATAAATCCCATAAATTGCTTTCTGCACCACCTAAAGCCAATGTTAAACCATAATAATTAGGATCTTTCTTTAAATCTCTCAGTTCTAATTTTTGTAAATAATCATGAAACTTCTCTAAGCCAAAACGTTGCAACATTCTTACTGTTGGTACGTTTAAAGATTTAGATAGTGCTAACTTTGCAGAAACTGCTCCTGCATATTTTTTATCAAAATTTTCTGGATGATAACTTCCAAAGTTTGTAGGTACATCTGCAACCAACATATTTGGTAACAAATCTCCACTATCTAACATAGCTGTATATAAAAATGGTTTTAAAATACTTCCGGTACTTCTAGGTTTGTCTATAACATCTACATATTTTTGATTTTCTCTAGTTGTTTCAGAGTTGCCAACATAGGTTAAAACCCTTCTGTTTTTTACATCTAAAACCAAAACAGAAATATTAAATATCTCGTTGTTTTTTAACTGATTATAATGATTATTTACAATTAAATTTACTTGATTTTGCAACCTTTTATTTATGGTTGTTTTTACAAATTCTCCTTTATTTTTTTTATTGATTTTTTGTAATAAATGTGGCGTAATTTGAGGTAATGCATACGGTTTTTGCGGTAATTCTTCTAATACCGATAATTCATACGTTAGAGAATCAATGATGTTCTTAGCAAGTAACTTGGTTAATAATCGATTTCTCTTCACTAATAATTTATGCTGATTTTTACCTGGATAAATTAAATTTGGTGCATTGGGTAAAACGGCTAAAGTTGCAGATTCTGCCCAAGATAACTCAGATGCTTGTCTATTAAAGTAACGCCAAGAAGCAGCATCTAAGCCCACTACATTTCCGCCGAAAGGCGCATTGGAACTCCAATAAGAAATAATTTTTTCTTTAGACGCTCTAAATTCTAAACGGGTTGCTAAAATTAATTCTTTTACTTTCTCAAAATAGGTTCTAGATTTATTATCTCTACTCAATCGAATAACTTGCTGGGTAATGGTACTTCCACCTCTTTTAACTCCTCCCGCTTGTAAATTTTGTTTTAAGGCTTTTAAAATAGAAATCGGATTAAAACCAGGATGCATATAAAAATGTTCATCTTCAAACTGAATTAAACAGGTTTTAAACTTCTCTGGAACGGAATCTTTATGCGGAAAACGCCATTGTCCATCTTCTGCTATTAATGCGCCCAACAACTCATTAGTATTACTTGTAATTACTGTTGATGTTGGCTTGGTAAATAACTGACTTGGCAAACAAAATGCATAAAAAATCAGTAGAACAACAACAAATATTGTTTTCTTTTTATGACGTTTTATGTAGTTTGTTATTTTCAATTTTGATGTATTACAAGTTTATTTTAGGTGTTCGAGTGTCATTTCGAAATGAGCCTCTTTCAGGTGATTGAGAAATCTCACAAATTTGGTATTGATTATGAGATTCCTCTTCCTGCGTCATTCGGAATGACAATCATACTTCATTCGGAATGACATTTGTAATTGCCAGTGACTACTTAATCACTTCAATCCAACGTCCTTTTGTTCTCACCAAATAATCATGATCATACATGGCTTCTACCTGAATTCCTGGTAAATAATAATTTCCTAAATAGGCTGCATTCAACAACACCGTAAAAGTTTTTGTTTCTGCTTTATTAGACTGCTGATTCAAATCGAAATAAAAATTAACTCTATCATCTCTAATATCTGTATAACGAGCTTCACTTTTTGTAGTTGTACCAAAATCAGTAAAACGAGTATTCACAATTTCCCATCCTGATGGGAAAACTTGCGTTAAAGCAATGTCTTTTACAGTTTCATTTTTAGGATTGCTCACAATTATTTTTGCTACAAAATCCTGACCTTGTTTTAAGTCGTTGATATTGATAGGTTTTCCTTGTAAATCCACATATTGAACAGACGCACTCAAGCCTCTACTTTCTGTAATTTCATCACCCAAAGGCAACTGACCAGAATTGATAATTCTTGCAAAGACAACATTGTTATCTTCATTTTTTATAGTGAAAGAGTTTGCTCCGTTTTTAACCTGAACGGTTCTTTGCACCATAGAACTTTGTGTGTCTACCGCAACCTTTTTCCCGTTATTAGTATATTCTAAATTAATGGCTTTCCCTCCGTTTTTAACCACCATTTTACCAATTGCTAATAAACTATATGCAGTAGACTGTGTGCTCATCCATTTACTACCAGACAATTCTTTTGCAATAGATTTTGCTACCTCTTTTATGTCTTTATGATCAGTTATTAACATGGTTTCTAAAGCCATTGCTCGGTTTCTATCTACAGATCCGTAAGAATAATAATTGTATTTAGAAGTGGTAAAATTAATATTTGCAGTGTTCATAATTTCTAAACTCGCTTCTTTTTGTCCTGCCAAAGCATACGCTGCAGCCAAACGCCATTTTGCATCGTTAGAAATTTGTTTAAACTCGCGCATTCTGTTCATTGCAGACAAATCTGGACTACCAGCTAAAGCCAATGTATATAAACGATAAGCTTGTGCTAAATCTGTATAATTATTTCTGTAATCTGGTCTCCAATTTCTTGCTGCATTTTTCTGATACCTAATAAAATCACTTTTAAAAGTTAACGGTAAAACAAATCCTTTTTTAGCAGCTTCTAACATAAAATGACCAGCATAGGTTGTTCCCCAATCATCTGTTTCACTTTCTCCCATCCAATAACTCAAACCTCCATTTGCTTGCTGAAAGTTTCCTAATCTTTTAATTCCGTTTTCTATATTTTCTTGAATTTGACGTTTTTTATCCGACGTTAAGTCGAAAATATCATTCAAAAATAATTGTGGAAAAACACCTGAAGTAGTTTGTTCTACGCAACCATGCGGATACTGAATTAAATACTCTAATCTTCCAGAAAAGTTAATTTGAGGAATGGTAGATAATTCTAACATTGCGGTATTTGATCCTTCAACTCCAAATGTATCAAAATTAATAGTTTGACTTTGATTTCCTTCTACAGTTGCATCTACTATTTTAGATGTAATTGGATTCGGATTTACAACATCTAACTCCACTTTATAAGTTGCTTTTTCTCCATTTCCGGATGCAATAATTTCAACCGTATTGATGCCGTTTGCTTTTAAAACATCCATTTCAAAATACACCATTTTTTCATCTGGCTTCTCAAAATTAAGTTTTTGAGTTTTATGACCAATCACTGCAATTCCGTTAGATGTTTTTACCTCAATAGTTACATTCTTCACTTTTTTATCCATCGCAAAAATGGTAATTGGCAACGTAACTTTTTCTTTTGGTGATAATTTTCTTGGCAATGTAGCCAACACCATTAAAGGCTTTTTAACAGGAACTGCTTTTTCTGCATTCCCAAAAGCTTCATTAGTAACATCACCCGCAACTACCATGGTTCTCACAGATCCAATATAATTTGGTAATGTAATTTTATGAGAAGCTGTATTTCCTTTTTTAAGATAAAACGGACCAATAAATTTTACAACTGGTTTAAATCTGTTGGCTTTTCTATTTTTTGCAGCAGCAGCACTTCCATCTCCACCAATAGCAAAAACCTGATCTACACTACCCGAATACGCACCAATTACATCATCAAAAATATCCCATGTTTTTACACCCAAACCTTCTCTTGCATAGAAAACATCAAACGCATTTGGAGTTTTAAAACGTGTTAAATCTAACAAACCTTCTTCTACAACAGCCAAAGTGTAGGTCATGGCTTTGTTGTTTTTTTCAGAAACTTTTACCGTAAATTCTTTTTCTGGCTGTAATTCATCTGGCATCGAAATTTGAGGCTCTAATTTGGTACTTTCATCTTCTACCAAAAGCGGAATTACACCAAACAATCTTATTGGTAAATCGTTTTCAGAAACTTGATGTGGTTGTAATAATGAAATATTTACAAACACATTTGGCGCCATATTTTTGTTGATAGGAATTTCTACAGAAGTATTCCCTTTTGTCGTTTTCACCCATTTAGTTTCTAAAACTTTTGTACCATTTTCTATACTGATTAACGCATGACCTTCACTCCCTGATGGAAATGTAATTTTAGCAGTTTCACCAACATTGTACTTTTCTTTATCCGCAGAAAACACTAACATTTTTGCAGCTTCTTTATTATCAGAACCAGAATTTTGCCACCAATTTTTATAGAAATAAGCAGTTCTACCTGTTGCGTGACCACTTTTCTTGTCGATCACTCTTATTAAAAAACGACCTCTATCTCTTTCTGGAATATTCAAATTGAAACTTCCATTTCCCTTAGAGTTCGTGCTAATTTTTAGAGTTTTGTAGGGTTTGTTATACGTACTAGAAGTATATCTAGACAAGTTATCATCAGAAGAACTCCACCACCAGCGCCACTCAATTTTATAAACCTCAACCTCTATTTCATCTCTTTTTACTGGACTTCCTTTTTCATCAACCGAAACTACAGAAAAAGTCTGATTTTCATCTGTAAAGAAAGAACCATACCTATTTCCTTCTGGAGATTTTAAACCTACAAAAGAAGTAAAAGGCGCATATTTTTTAGTGAAAGCATCTATAGAAAAATCGCCTCCGTTCTCAAATGCTCTTACCAAAAACTGCACATTTAACATACCCGGAGCATTTTTACCAATACTTAATTTACTATCAATTTTTGCTATTCCGTTTGCATCTAATTTCCCTTCAAAAATATTTATTTCTTCGGATGAAAATTCTCTTGATGGATCTGTAAAAACATATTCTTTGTAATTTTCAAAGCCATAATTTGCCGTAGAAACTTTTGCTTTAATTTCTGCTTTTAGATTTTTTGCAGGTGTTCCGTGCAACCATTTTACGTCTAAAGTTCCGTTAATTGGTTTGTTACTTGCTAAAACCTCATCACCAAAATCTACTTTAATTTTTAAACGATTTGGTTTTACAGTTTCTATTTTTAAACTCTGATAAAACTTTGCCCCACCCACAGAAATTTTAGCATTGTAGTTTCCTGTTTTTGCCTCTTGAGTAGTTGAAAAAGTAAACTTGTAAAAATTATTTAAGTTTTCTGATGTTACTTTTTTATATACCAATTTTCCGCTTGGGTCTGTAACTTCTAATTTTACAGGATGGTTTTTTGGCAACTTATTATCGGCATCATTTAGCATAAAAGTTAAATGAACAGCATCTCCTGGGCGCCAAACTCCACGTTCTCCATAGATATACCCTTTTAAGCCTTTTTCGGTTTTGCTACCAGCAACATCAAACTTGCTTAAAGACAAAGAATTTCCGTCGAACAATCGAATGTATCCTTTATTATTCCCTTTTGAAACGACTGCAAAAGCTACAGCTTTAGGAGTCTCAATATTAGCAAGTCCTTCTGAATCTGTTTTGGTAGACAAAATTTCTTGTTGCTGAAAATTGAATAATTTTATGGTTGCTCTTGCTTGCGGTTTTGTGTTTAAAATATTTGTTACAGCAAAGAAATAAGAATTATTAGTTCCTTTTTTTGCAATGATTCCTAAGTTTGATGCTAATAAATTCTGAGTTACATCTTTATAGTAATAATAAGAATCTGAACAAGGATTGTCTCTTTCTTGCCAATTATAATTACGGTCTTTATAATCGTATAATTTGTTATCCCAATACAACTCTTCTCTTGCTTCTTCGTCTTCTATTTTACTTAAATCGTCATACTTTTCATCTTCGAATTTATCTGAATTTGTA
Protein-coding regions in this window:
- a CDS encoding MBL fold metallo-hydrolase, which produces MKIYPIETGNFKLDGGAMFGVVPKTIWQKTNPADANNLIDMSMRSMLIEDGDRLILVDTGLGAKQSNKFYSYYYLFGDFSVDTSLAKHGFHRDDITDVFLTHLHFDHCGGAIEWNAQRTILQPAFKNAKFWSNDKHWKWATEPNAREKASFLKENINPIKESGQLNFIHSNYKDQIGFDILFMDGHTEKQMLPMLSYQGKTIVFMADLLPTIGHIPLPYVMGYDTRPLLTIKEKAAFLNLAADKEYYLFLEHDAYNELCTVQHTEKGVRLKNTHKFIDIFN
- the pbpC gene encoding penicillin-binding protein 1C, which translates into the protein MKITNYIKRHKKKTIFVVVLLIFYAFCLPSQLFTKPTSTVITSNTNELLGALIAEDGQWRFPHKDSVPEKFKTCLIQFEDEHFYMHPGFNPISILKALKQNLQAGGVKRGGSTITQQVIRLSRDNKSRTYFEKVKELILATRLEFRASKEKIISYWSSNAPFGGNVVGLDAASWRYFNRQASELSWAESATLAVLPNAPNLIYPGKNQHKLLVKRNRLLTKLLAKNIIDSLTYELSVLEELPQKPYALPQITPHLLQKINKKNKGEFVKTTINKRLQNQVNLIVNNHYNQLKNNEIFNISVLVLDVKNRRVLTYVGNSETTRENQKYVDVIDKPRSTGSILKPFLYTAMLDSGDLLPNMLVADVPTNFGSYHPENFDKKYAGAVSAKLALSKSLNVPTVRMLQRFGLEKFHDYLQKLELRDLKKDPNYYGLTLALGGAESNLWDLCKSYASMASTVNHYSENSSRYFKNEFCEPTFYADKKVDFGEKSSEKIIFDAASIYLTFESLKDVNRPNADQNWEFFDASKQIAWKTGTSFGFRDAWAIGTTKDYVVGVWVGNADGEGRPGLVGVQAAAPILFDVFDKLPNSEWFEKPFDEMTEIEICTQSGYRATQNCEDKSLEFVQNAGLKTAPCPYHVLVNVDASENYQVNTSCERLENIKQKSWFVLPPLMEYYYKDKNPFYKPLPKFRNDCLGAAKNAMKFIYPTEKSTIFLPKNFDGKKNELVLKVAHANSEAILYWYVDSKYLGSTKELHEFGVHLNSGNYLISATDNFGNEIHQQITVKE
- a CDS encoding alpha-2-macroglobulin codes for the protein MKKKNLLLTISILLLIFSCKKEEVKTDNIFKFKEYISYTTSGVVSVANNIEVNLAKEVEGWEANQEISTEIIFVKPHVNGTIKTVNKHAFIFIPDEVLSADTEYSVSVKLEEIYKDTPQGFKDYTFQFKTITPNFNVQTNNLQSYSKEFQYLEGVVKSADIILLENAKKLISASQNGTSKNIVWNESYKNGKVFEFKIDSIQRFVEDSQLTISWDGKTINAESKGENEVLIPGKNNFKVLSLKINNTSEQYITINFSDQLKKQQNFDGLVTIKNEKKPRFIVNGNELKVFSENKFQGAVLVSVFQGIKNSDNYRLKDAYKETITFDQKKPEIRAISSGTILPNSKDLKFNFEAINVKEVDVRIIKIYEDNVLQFLQENSMNSNNEYQIKRVGRRVAKKTITLIDNKVNNTQKWKAYSVDLSKMFEAEPGAIYRVELSYNKNQVFYTCSENENSNTNSDKFEDEKYDDLSKIEDEEAREELYWDNKLYDYKDRNYNWQERDNPCSDSYYYYKDVTQNLLASNLGIIAKKGTNNSYFFAVTNILNTKPQARATIKLFNFQQQEILSTKTDSEGLANIETPKAVAFAVVSKGNNKGYIRLFDGNSLSLSKFDVAGSKTEKGLKGYIYGERGVWRPGDAVHLTFMLNDADNKLPKNHPVKLEVTDPSGKLVYKKVTSENLNNFYKFTFSTTQEAKTGNYNAKISVGGAKFYQSLKIETVKPNRLKIKVDFGDEVLASNKPINGTLDVKWLHGTPAKNLKAEIKAKVSTANYGFENYKEYVFTDPSREFSSEEINIFEGKLDANGIAKIDSKLSIGKNAPGMLNVQFLVRAFENGGDFSIDAFTKKYAPFTSFVGLKSPEGNRYGSFFTDENQTFSVVSVDEKGSPVKRDEIEVEVYKIEWRWWWSSSDDNLSRYTSSTYNKPYKTLKISTNSKGNGSFNLNIPERDRGRFLIRVIDKKSGHATGRTAYFYKNWWQNSGSDNKEAAKMLVFSADKEKYNVGETAKITFPSGSEGHALISIENGTKVLETKWVKTTKGNTSVEIPINKNMAPNVFVNISLLQPHQVSENDLPIRLFGVIPLLVEDESTKLEPQISMPDELQPEKEFTVKVSEKNNKAMTYTLAVVEEGLLDLTRFKTPNAFDVFYAREGLGVKTWDIFDDVIGAYSGSVDQVFAIGGDGSAAAAKNRKANRFKPVVKFIGPFYLKKGNTASHKITLPNYIGSVRTMVVAGDVTNEAFGNAEKAVPVKKPLMVLATLPRKLSPKEKVTLPITIFAMDKKVKNVTIEVKTSNGIAVIGHKTQKLNFEKPDEKMVYFEMDVLKANGINTVEIIASGNGEKATYKVELDVVNPNPITSKIVDATVEGNQSQTINFDTFGVEGSNTAMLELSTIPQINFSGRLEYLIQYPHGCVEQTTSGVFPQLFLNDIFDLTSDKKRQIQENIENGIKRLGNFQQANGGLSYWMGESETDDWGTTYAGHFMLEAAKKGFVLPLTFKSDFIRYQKNAARNWRPDYRNNYTDLAQAYRLYTLALAGSPDLSAMNRMREFKQISNDAKWRLAAAYALAGQKEASLEIMNTANINFTTSKYNYYSYGSVDRNRAMALETMLITDHKDIKEVAKSIAKELSGSKWMSTQSTAYSLLAIGKMVVKNGGKAINLEYTNNGKKVAVDTQSSMVQRTVQVKNGANSFTIKNEDNNVVFARIINSGQLPLGDEITESRGLSASVQYVDLQGKPININDLKQGQDFVAKIIVSNPKNETVKDIALTQVFPSGWEIVNTRFTDFGTTTKSEARYTDIRDDRVNFYFDLNQQSNKAETKTFTVLLNAAYLGNYYLPGIQVEAMYDHDYLVRTKGRWIEVIK